Sequence from the Flexibacter flexilis DSM 6793 genome:
AAAACGTGCTTTGCCCGGTGCTTTTTTAAATGTTTTATTTCCAAGTGGTGAGAATATGGAAAGTAAAATAATTTTCATATCAATTATTTTGTTTTTGATTTTCTGTGCTGCATTATTTTTTTTGGCTTATAAAATTATAAAATTGTCAGATTTTTACTTTGATGATTATGTTATTTTATTAAGTTTCTTTTCTTCCAGTTATATTGTTTTTTCTGCTCATTTTATGGGTTACTATGACAATATACTTATTTTAATTGTAATACTTTCGTTTCTTCTAATAAGCAGAAATTATTTAATATTTGCTTCTATGGTACTGGCTTTGGGTATTCTTACACATGAATCATCTCTGATTATGTGCTTACCTTTGGCTACGTTTTATGTAATGATAAAGTTTCGAGATGATGATATAAAAAAGAAAATTCAATCGTTTTTTGAACTACTTATTATTCCGATTGTCGTTTTTTTACTGATATATATATCAAATAAAAATAGCAGTATTTCGATGGAAGTTCTTCAAAATCATTTACAAAAATTTGATTTTATTAAAGAAAATAGAGATTTTATTGTAGCAGATGGATTTACTCATTCTTTTTTAGATTATATTAATGAACAAAGAATCTATTTTTGGGCAAGAATATTTGAGCCAACTCTTATTTTTAAAGTAGGATTGCCTTTGTTTGTAATAATATGGTTGTCTTGGGAAAAAATAGAAAAAAATAAAACTAACATAATACTGTATTCTATTTATGTATTGATTTGTATTTTACCTCTTGGTTTGCATGCAATAGCTTGGGATACAGGTAGAATTTGGGGTTATACGCAAATAATTGCTTTTTTAGGTTATTTTTTAATGAGGTCTCAAAATTTATTAAAATTACAATATCAAAAAGCAGAAATTATAATCATTTTACTGCTTATTGGAATAGAAAACCTCATCATGTACACCCCTCTAATGGACAATTTAACTGAAAAGTTTGATATGGAAACCCGTATTATATTTTTTATAACTGTTATTGCATTTGTGATTATAAATAGGTTTAATATTACTCAAAAAGAAGAAGTTTGTAACTAAAAAATGAGCACAAATTTCTTCTTTTATCAAAAAATTAGTTCCAAGATTTGCGGCGCAGAATCAGCGCAGGCACTGTAAAAAACACAGGATAAAGCACTTGTAAAAAGTCTAAAAGTGGCATCATGTACCAGCCCAATGTTTCGTTGAGCTTACGTGCGTTGCGTGCCATCGTCCAAGTATGCAAGCCGCTGCGCAGCACCAACCCCGCCAAGCCAATCGCCCAAAACGGTTCGGGCATCGCGCAAAGCCACAGGCCAGCCACCCACACGCCCACGTGCGAGAGCGAAAGCAGCCCCAACCACCATTGGTCTTTTAGGCGATAATATTTGCCTACGCTCAAATGGCGTTGCTTTTGTCTATACCAAGTCTTAAATGTGTGCTTCGGTTCTGACCAAGTAAGGCTTTCGGGCGAAATACAAATAGCTGTATTAGAAGTAGTTGCTACTCTATTGATAAACAAATCATCGTCGCCACCCGTAATGGCGATGTGTTCAAAAAAGCCTTTATTTTCCAAGAAAATATCTTTGGTATAGGCCAAATTGCGGCCAATGCCCATGTATGGGTTTCGGGCGATGGCCATCGACAAATATTGCGTGCAAGTGAAAAGCGTTTCGTAACGAATCAGGGCATTGAGCAAGCCTTTGTAAGGTCTGTAAAGCGAATAACCCAACACAATTTTGGTTTCGGGCGTGAAGCAAGCCGCCATTTGCGCAATCCAGTGTTCGGAGGCTGGCAGGCAATCGGCATCGGTCAGCAGCACGTGCGGAAATTGTGCGGCTTTGATGCCCATCGTGAGCGCAAATTTTTTGAAATTCATGCCGTCGGGTGTGTGGTCTATGCGCACGAGCTTTACTTTTTTCTCTTGCCTTTCCAACGCCAGCATATAATCATACATTTCGTCGCCAGAGCGGTCGTCCACGATAATAATTTCAAAGTTGGGATATTGCTGTGCCAGCAGCGCAGGAATGAGTTTTTGTAAGTTTTCGGTTTCGTTGTGTGCGCAACAAACCACCGAAATCCCCATGCGCGAAGGCGTAGCCGTGCCAGTAGGAGAGGAGACATAAGAACCCAAACGCGTAAAATATCCTGTGATGAAAATAATCTGAATCAGGAAGCAAACCGCAAAAACAGCCACAAGGCCAATGATAAAAGACGACAACTTGATATTGAGTTTAAAACCAAACCAAATAAAACATAAAAAACGGCGAAAGTTACACTTTCCCCCGATAGGTTGTATCGTTGCGGCGCAAATCTGGCCATTTCAGCAAGTAAAGACCAAATAAAATATTGGTGATTTGGGGTATAAATGCGTACTTTGCGGCCTGTATCACAACATTGCACAAAACCATGAAATTTAGTTTTAAAGCTCAAACGCCTTTCGACGTGCTTTTGCACTTGCTCATCATTGTAGCCATGTTGGTTATTATGGTGCTTTCGTTTTTCTATATTTATTTGCCCATCACCACCAACCACAACGAGACGGTAACCGTGCCAAAAGTCGTGGGTATGAGGCTGGCAGATTTGGAAAATGTATTGGGCGAAAGAGATTTGGAATATGTAGTAGATGATTCTATTTACAAGCCTGGTGCAGAGCCGTTTACGGTGCACAAGCAATTCCCATTTCCAGACGAAAAAGTAAAAGCGGGTCGCAAGATTTATGTAGAAATTTATTCGAAGCAACCGCCTTTAGTAAAAATGCCAAACTTGCTCAACCGCACACTCATCAACGCGCAAGACGAGCTTTTGAGTTATGATTTGCTTTTGGGAAAAACGGAATACGTGCCTGATTTGCAGCTCAATTCGGTTATCAAACAAAGATGGAACGGCCAAGAAGTAGCCGAAGGAACACCGATTCCGAAGGGTTCGCGCATTGATTTGATTGTCGGCAACGGACAAGGAAATACAGAATTTGAACTCGCCAATTATGTGGGAATGCCGCGCGACGAAGCCGAATTGGCCATCACGGGCGTTGGTTTGCAAATAGATGTAGTTACTTATGACAATACAAGCACTTTGCCGCCTGGCACTATTATTAAACAAAAACCAAGCGCAGGCACAAAAACGCGTGCTGGCGAAGTGGTGGACATTTGGGTAGCGGGCGAAGACCCTGCCAAGAGCGCAGGCAGCGAAGGCGATGGCACAGAAGCCGCCGAAGAAGAGGGCAACTAATCCGAAACAGAACTTTTGTTTTCTGTTTACAGTATAAAAAATTATTTTCCGAATATGTCTTTAGATACAAACCAAACGCAACAACCTACCCCCGAAACCCCAAAGTCTGGTACAAATTATTGGCTTTTGGCCGTGTTGGTGGGTTTGTTGGTTATTATTGGTCTTTTCTTTTTTAGAATATCGCAAAGCAAAAAAGAACCTTCTTCGATTTTGACCGAAATTCAGGCCAGTCATCCTGTGCCTGCCGTCGTGTTACCGTCGGATTCTGCCAACCAAGAGCAAACGCAAGCCACCGATAAGCCAACCAAAAAACAAGAAGAGAAGCCTAAAAAAGAACCTTCAAAAAATACGGGTTCGGCTTCGGGCAGTCAAACTTACGGCTACAAAGTAAAATCGGGGGATACGCTTTTCAAGATTGCCACACGCTTTAATCAGTCGGCTGCCGACATCAAAGCCGAAAATGGCATGAGTTCGGACGAGGTGCAACTCGACCAAGAACTAAAAATTAAGATTCGCGCCATTCATACCGTAGAGTCGGGCGACGGACTGTTGGCCATTGCCCAAAAATATGGAGTGAAGGCAGATTTAATTAAGAAAACCAACAACTTGAAAGGTGACCAAATCGGTTTAGGCCAAGAACTTATTATTCCGTTGCCGTAATCGCAACGCACTGATAATAAGTGTTTTTATATTGAACCAAAAGAACTTTTATAAACAGATATGAGCGAAACTATCATTTTCTCGATGGCTGGTGTGAGTAAAGTTATTCCACCACAACGCCGCATTTTGAAAGACATTTATTTGTCGTTTTTTTATGGTGCAAAAATTGGGGTTTTGGGTCTAAACGGCTCTGGTAAGTCCACGTTGTTGCGCTTGATTGCTGGTGTGGACAAAGAATATCAGGGCGAAATCGTGTGGTCGGCGGGCTACTCGGTGGGGCTACTGGAACAAGAACCCAAACTTGACCCCAACAAAACCGTTAAAGAAATCGTAGAAGAAGGCGTGCAGCCCATCGTGGATTTGCTTAAAGAGTTTGAAGATATAAACGAAAAATTTGCTGACCCTGATGCTGATTTTGACAAGCTCATGGCCAGACAAGCCGAAGTACAAGAAAAACTGGATGCGGTAAACGCTTGGGAACTGGACAACCGCCTGGAACGTGCGATGGATGCGTTGCGCTGTCCGCCGCAAGAAGCCAACGTTGCGAACTTGTCGGGTGGTGAAAAACGCCGCGTAGCTTTGTGCCGTTTGCTTTTACAAGAGCCTGATGTACTGCTACTTGACGAACCAACCAACCACTTGGACGCAGAGTCGGTGTTGTGGCTCGAACAACATTTGAAGCAATATAAAGGTACGGTAATCGCTGTAACCCACGACCGTTATTTCTTGGACAACGTGGCAGGCTGGATTTTGGAACTTGACAGAGGCGAGGGTATTCCGTGGAAAGGAAATTATTCGTCGTGGTTGGAGCAAAAGCAACAACGTTTGGCACAAGAAGAAAAAACGGAATCTAAACGCCAAAAAACATTGCAACGCGAGTTGGAATGGGTACGTCTTGCACCGAAAGCACGTCATGCGAAATCTAAAGCGCGTTTGGCGGCTTACGACAAAATGTTGGGCGAAGAAGCCAAAGAAAAAGAAGAAAAATTGGAGCTTTTCATTCCTGCGGGGCCTCGTTTGGGCGGCAAAGTGATTGAAGCACAAAATATATCGAAAGCCTACGGCGACAAACTTTTGTTTGAAAACTTGAGTTTTGCTTTGCCGCAAGGTGGTATTGTGGGCGTAATCGGGCCAAACGGCGCGGGTAAATCTACGCTTTTCCGTTTGATTACA
This genomic interval carries:
- a CDS encoding glycosyltransferase; protein product: MSSFIIGLVAVFAVCFLIQIIFITGYFTRLGSYVSSPTGTATPSRMGISVVCCAHNETENLQKLIPALLAQQYPNFEIIIVDDRSGDEMYDYMLALERQEKKVKLVRIDHTPDGMNFKKFALTMGIKAAQFPHVLLTDADCLPASEHWIAQMAACFTPETKIVLGYSLYRPYKGLLNALIRYETLFTCTQYLSMAIARNPYMGIGRNLAYTKDIFLENKGFFEHIAITGGDDDLFINRVATTSNTAICISPESLTWSEPKHTFKTWYRQKQRHLSVGKYYRLKDQWWLGLLSLSHVGVWVAGLWLCAMPEPFWAIGLAGLVLRSGLHTWTMARNARKLNETLGWYMMPLLDFLQVLYPVFFTVPALILRRKSWN
- a CDS encoding PASTA domain-containing protein translates to MKFSFKAQTPFDVLLHLLIIVAMLVIMVLSFFYIYLPITTNHNETVTVPKVVGMRLADLENVLGERDLEYVVDDSIYKPGAEPFTVHKQFPFPDEKVKAGRKIYVEIYSKQPPLVKMPNLLNRTLINAQDELLSYDLLLGKTEYVPDLQLNSVIKQRWNGQEVAEGTPIPKGSRIDLIVGNGQGNTEFELANYVGMPRDEAELAITGVGLQIDVVTYDNTSTLPPGTIIKQKPSAGTKTRAGEVVDIWVAGEDPAKSAGSEGDGTEAAEEEGN
- a CDS encoding LysM peptidoglycan-binding domain-containing protein — its product is MSLDTNQTQQPTPETPKSGTNYWLLAVLVGLLVIIGLFFFRISQSKKEPSSILTEIQASHPVPAVVLPSDSANQEQTQATDKPTKKQEEKPKKEPSKNTGSASGSQTYGYKVKSGDTLFKIATRFNQSAADIKAENGMSSDEVQLDQELKIKIRAIHTVESGDGLLAIAQKYGVKADLIKKTNNLKGDQIGLGQELIIPLP
- the ettA gene encoding energy-dependent translational throttle protein EttA — protein: MSETIIFSMAGVSKVIPPQRRILKDIYLSFFYGAKIGVLGLNGSGKSTLLRLIAGVDKEYQGEIVWSAGYSVGLLEQEPKLDPNKTVKEIVEEGVQPIVDLLKEFEDINEKFADPDADFDKLMARQAEVQEKLDAVNAWELDNRLERAMDALRCPPQEANVANLSGGEKRRVALCRLLLQEPDVLLLDEPTNHLDAESVLWLEQHLKQYKGTVIAVTHDRYFLDNVAGWILELDRGEGIPWKGNYSSWLEQKQQRLAQEEKTESKRQKTLQRELEWVRLAPKARHAKSKARLAAYDKMLGEEAKEKEEKLELFIPAGPRLGGKVIEAQNISKAYGDKLLFENLSFALPQGGIVGVIGPNGAGKSTLFRLITGQTQPDTGTFEVGPTVQLGYVDQEHNDLDPNKSVFENITGGTEYVMLGGRQVNSRAYVSKFNFSGSDQEKKVGILSGGERNRVHLAITLKQGSNVLLLDEPTNDLDVNTLRALEEALENFAGCAVVISHDRWFLDRIATHILAFEGDSQVYFFEGNFSDYEENRKKRLGDVAPKRIRYKKLS